In the genome of Bacteroidota bacterium, one region contains:
- a CDS encoding nucleotidyltransferase family protein has translation MNKPVNNKEQLIILIKKHQTEIKKFGVTKLGIFGSFVRNEPTPASDIDFLIEFDPPKKTFRNFMGLIDFLESLTGRTIELVTPQSLSPYIGPHILKSVEYVTLAA, from the coding sequence ATGAATAAGCCGGTTAACAATAAAGAACAACTGATAATCCTTATCAAAAAACATCAAACTGAAATAAAAAAGTTTGGCGTTACAAAGCTTGGTATTTTTGGCTCATTTGTTAGGAATGAGCCAACACCAGCCAGTGATATTGATTTTTTGATTGAGTTCGACCCCCCAAAAAAGACATTCAGAAATTTTATGGGGTTAATTGATTTTTTAGAAAGCCTGACAGGTCGGACAATTGAACTTGTAACCCCTCAGTCTCTAAGCCCATATATTGGTCCGCACATATTGAAATCAGTTGAATATGTCACACTCGCAGCTTGA